The segment CTCCTACAGAAAAGACAGATCCACTGTATCCTAACTTGTCAAAAGAATCAGCTGGATCTTGTAGAAGATGGGTTTTGCCAGATCTCTGGACACCTGATCATCAAGAACCTTATTAGCTGAATTCTATAACGTTATACTTCCTCCAAATGGTAACAACACATGTGAGTGGAGATTGCAGAttaattgtttgtttgttcGACAATTTGTGGGATTGACTTATGTACCACTTGGAGTTTGCGTTTGTGGAGATATAGAAAGAGAAAGATTATATACCTTTGTGCATTTTGTTTTCAGAGAACTCATCACGATTGGCTTTGGAGAAACTGTAGAATGTGCTAGCTTAGCTTCCCGTCAGCATGATGCATCCTGCACGTGTCACAGGTACGTATCGAGCGAGTAGTGTCAATGACTCTGATGCAAAACGTGGGACCAAATTGCACATGTGATAGTGCTAACTAATCGAGCTTCTTTGTTATTTACGTCAGGATAGTTTGACTAAGTTCCGGTTTTAAAGCAGCCTTGCAGAGCAAGCAACCGTGTGCGTGCCAGTCACGTGCGTCTTACGTTTGGAACCCTTGTGCTAAGTGGGGCAGCGGCTGCAAATCCGACGATCTATGAAGGGTAAAAGCGtcatttaatttctttctttACCTTTTTTGTTAGCACTTTGGTGTGGAGAGTTAGCAGTAACATAACTGCCGCTCTTCATGTTctgtttttctctctctctctcttcacatTTGTTTTTgagctctctttctctttctttctgttcCTTCATTAGGGTTTCGATCAGATGTTCCGTCAATCCATAGCGTTTACTCCGCCGGTCCATGGCTCTGATGCGCCGCCGCCGCAACAGCAGCAATCTCAGCAGCAGCCGACGGTTGTGAACGTGAGCGAGAGCTCTAGAAGGCAACAGATTGCAGCGGCTTCTTCCTCGCCGGTGAAATCTCATCCGCTTCATAACTTCCCGCTTTCTGATCTCAGGTGGGCTATGAATCACGCCAATACACATCGGCTCCGGAAACCATCCGGCAGATCTCCACTCCGTGAAGCTACTAATCATGGCAAAGGGACTGAGGAGGTGAACGAAGCATCTGGCTCTTCATCCTTTGAATTGAGACCggagaagcagaagaagaaggatgTTGTCAGTGACTCCGCCGCAGATCGATCCGGACCTAAGTCAACGGCGGCGGACGGTAGATCGAAGATCTTTATCCGGATCCGCACGAAGAACAACGAAGAAACAGCTGAGGCCGCCACCACAGCAGTCTCCGCCGCCACCGTCGTCGCTGATGTTCATGAGGCTGATGATTCAGCTGAGCCGGTGATTGATGCTGATGTATCTATCGGTGAACGGatctccgatggtggtggtggtggtcagGAAGGAGATGAGTTTGGTCCGAAGACTTGGAATCTGAGACCGAGGAAACCGCCGACGAAGAAGCGTTCAATTGGAGGAAACTGTGGTGGAAGTGGAACAGTATTGACGGAGAACAAAACTCAGGGAACGGTTAGAACAGAGGCGATTCGATCCAGGAACGGTGTGGATGCTAAGATTGCGACAACGACggagaggaaggagaagaaaccGAGGTTATCGATCTCGCTATCAAAGTTGGAGATAGATGAGGATATCTACTCGTTGACCGGATCAAAACCTAGCAGAAGACCAAAGAAGAGAGCCAAAAACGTGCAGAAGCAGCTCGATGTAATAGTGTCACCCTTGTTTTGTATCGTATGGATCTCCCAATTCACAACTAATGATTTTGtatgttttcttgttttcaGGTTCTTTTTCCAGGTTTGTGGATGGGTAACGTTTCTTCAGATGCTTACAAGGTCTCAGAACATGCTTGAAAGAGGTATATAACCTTTTGATGAATCCGATTAGGATGTCTTTTGATTTCCCTATGTATCTGTTTTCTGTAAGTTGTAGTATGTATGTAAATGGGGAGGTTTTAGTCTTTTCTGAATCTTGTAGGGTTCATGTGAAGTTAGTCTTGTTTGATTGGCTTCTACTGAAACCTCATTGAATAAGCTTTATTCCACGGATTAAGGTATTGAAAAGTAGTGATTCAATACTATTTGTATTTGCTTCCATGGACGATGTGGGATGTGGTTACTGTATATCTTACTGAGTTTTACAGAATTAGAGTGTAATGGTCTGATTTCTGAAGTTGTAGTAGTGATTACGAGGCTTAAAACTTAATAAACGGAGTCACTTTGTATATAAACAAACAACAACCTTCACCTTCATGTCCTCACTCTGTGTTGTAATGATGCAGAGATGTAATTGACTCGCTTCTTCAAGCCTTAGCTTCATTTTTTCTGGGCGTGTGTAATACTGTCTCGAGGTTTCAAAGCACTGAATCGAACTTTAGCTTCAGATTGGGTCCTAACTGGCTGCAGAAATATGAATCATATACTAGCTCTGATCCGACCGCCTTATTTGCTTGCTGCCACTGATGTGATGATACGACTTTAGGGTTTTTCTTCTGTTTATGCACTTCTTGTTGTTGACCCTTTGTAATTAGTTTAGTCGGTAGTAGtatactctgttttttttatttcaaattttcattGGTTGAACAATTGGGCATATATATTgcatttctataaaaaaaatagttgatTATGTCGTGTCCCTCTTGGAAGATCAAAGTTCAAACTCGTATcgagtaaataaataaaataatatagactTTAACAGTTAAAATATCTTAAGTTATAACCCTGCATTGTATATTTGTTGTGAGGACCATAAAGCCTTGCATTCGTCACTCATTTCATCACCTCCACTTGCTTTGTCGTGTCCctttatgatatttttataatacaatatatcCAATTAGCCGTCATTACACGGAAGTACTCTTTCCACGACTAATCCAGTTCATGCTTGGTGGTTTCTAATAGTGTTAGATTAAATATACATGTAAACTTCGTAGTagttgttttacaaaaaaaaaaaaaacttcgtaGTAGTTTCAGTGACTCGGATAAACACAAAATACTAATAGCTTTCTCTGTAAGTTATGGATCAATTCCTCGCAGTTTTCTTTTGTGAGAATAACGTGCCAACTACAAGAGTTTCCTTGAAAACTTTGATGCAAAGTAAATCAAAAGTCAAgactcaaaaacaaaaaaaaaaaacaaaatctcgttgcatatatataaataagaccTCCCATATGTTACTAGCAAATCTAACAATGGATAGATACCAACACGTCTATGTGATGCGTCACGGACACCGACTCGACAACTTCGACCCAGATTGGGCAGCAAAGGCTGCTAGACCTTGGGATCCTCCTCTCTTTAAAGACGGCATGGTTCGAGCGTTTCAAACCGGTCAAAGGATCGGAAGTCAGACCGGGTTTCCCATTCACCGCATCTTCGTCTCTCCTTTCCTCAGATGTATTCAGACAGCTTCCCAGGTGGTGGCAGCTCTCTCCTCCCTCCCCAACGCCATGTCTTCCATTGATAAAACAAAGCTCAAGGTCAGATCATCATCTGCTTATTGCTTAAAGTCAGCTGAGATGTTTGttataatcttatatattaaaagaaaagtaccatttttatctaccctAAAAAAGTCATATTAGTTTTATTAGGTccatttcattaattacatttgtttaattttttacattaatttattaaatatataaaaatattaataataaatcaattttaactgtaaatttaaattttagttttaattataacaaagtattgagaaaaaatctaacaaaatctttctaaaaatttaaaatattttatttaaattaaaaccattgattaatttcgtaattaataatatatactattatacattaagttaaataagattttattattaaaaaaataaaataaaagtgtatgctatttttcaaattttataattataatctatatcttctttattaaaagaaataccataaaCAATTCATAGtaggtctatttcatcaattacatatatttgattatttaagttaatctatttaatatataacatttctaaaaaatcttataaattatatagatattaataaataaattttaactgtaaattcaaattttatttttacttataacaaaatatgttggaaaaaatctaacaaaatcttaataaaattttaaaatatttttaaattaatgcaacgattgatttcataattgataatatagtattattataatctatttacttataaaatcctaaaatacactaaaataaataacatagaaatataaattatcctaagaaaatatcagttctatagtataactaaataaatttttaaaatatattgtattcagtctgtaaaaattagaaaaaaataaaggatattctaaatttgtttattttatactatgaatttattttaccaaactcgaaaatatattaatatataataacagttaataataaagtaaaatgtataaaacaaatcattatacattaataatatcaaataagaaacataaccaataacattatagatttatacaatatataacactaaaatgtaaattatatctttGTAATTTTTGCTATGatatctattatatatttataaaataaaaatctaccccgcacatccgtgcgggtGAAAAATCTAGTTGCTTATTAACTTATTACACAGGTTGCTATTGAAGACGGCTTGTGTGAGATGATGAACTCGGTGGCTATATGGCCTGAGGTTTCTCCTATAGATGGAAAATTTGACTTCAATATCTCGGATCTTGAAGCTATGTTTCCTGAAGGGATGGTGGATCATAATGTGGATCCTATTTATAAAGAGGTACTGCTTTCTATAAATAGAAACTTTCCAAGTTTTGACTTTTCTACCTTTCTATATATAAAGTTGTTATAACCCTTTTGTTACTTCTGTTCAGATACCACAATGGGGAGAGTCTAAGGAAAAATGCAGAGAAAGATATGTTAAAGTTGTAAAGACTCTTGCCGATAAGTATCCTACAGAGAACTTGCTCTTAATCACCCACGGTAAGCAAGTTCCTGACCGTTTTTTACTTGTGTTCTCTCACCCACTTGTTTTCTCACTCTAAGCCTCTTTGATGAAATTATTTAGGGGAAGGATTGGTAACAACATTTTCAAACTTCTATAAAGATACAACCGTCCTTGAAGTAGACTATTGTGCTTATGTTCAATTGAGAAGAGAGGTGTCAAGTAAAGATGGGTCTGTTGTTGAAACTGGGGAGTATGAGGTTTCTCAATCTGGAATCAGGTTTAGTCATGATCCTGTCACTATCCAAACACCGATTTAGCCAATGTTCatcagttcctctgtttctgtacacttttatttgtatttttttaacatttattgCTTCTATTTGTATTTGAATTGCTTTTGTATGAGCTATTAATCATGGCTCAATGTTATCATTCAATTTAATAAGGTTTGACACTTCTTAAGCACATAAAAAAACTTAACTTTCATATTAAACAGACAAACAAGAGTTGTCATTACATAATAATGTAGTTAGATTGTTGCTTGCTGAACAAACAAAGCTAGTTAAAGTCTTAGTCAGATTAGACCTAAACACACAAAAGGAAACAGTCTAATAGAAAACAAGAACCAACCACAATAAAAACCTTGAAGCACACAATCTAAGGACTCCTAGTTTGATCATCAACTTGATCAAACATGTCAGCAGGGAAATCGTGTAAGAAAACATCAGACTCTTCGTCATCTTTCGAAACATGTCTGAACCTTCTCGGAGCCGGAGAGGGCTCAAAAAACGGCTGAGGAAGGCCGAACAAGGGCTCAGAAGAATCAGCCGGTCCAAGTATATCGTAGAAAAAAGGGTCGTCGAGATCAGTCCCAAAGGTAAAAGGCTGATGATTCTCTAACTTAATACCCAGTTCCGGCGACCTGATCAAGGCTTCATCATCAACTTGGTCTGATAATGGTGATGAGTAAGGAAGAATCTTGGAAGTGGTAGCAGAAGAAGCTCTAGTCTCTTCTTCAACAAGACCAAAACTCTGAGACTGGATTGGTTTGACGTTTTTGCCCTTGTTAGGTTTTGGATCGAAGCAACTAGAACTCGATGCATCCGAGGAGTTATGGAGAATCCTAGCGAGCCTCTTTAGCCTGCTGCTCCAGAAGTTCTTCACATCGTTATCAGTTCTTCCCGGTAGATACGTGGCGATCCTCGCCCATTTGTTACCAAACTGCGACTGCAAATCAATCACCGTCTTCTCTTCATCCGCAGAGAACTTGCAGCCActttaaataaaagaaaccTAACTTGTTAAGCAAGCAAAACTaaaaatagaagaagaagacgagagAGGAAGGGAAGGAAGAAAGTTTATTACTTTTTGAGATTGGGACGGAGTTTATTGACCCAACGGAGACGGCATGACTTTCCGGTGCGTTGAAGAAGGCCTTTGGATCGAATGGAGCTCCAGTCACGAGGACCGTAACGCTTGACGTGGTTGATGAGCACTTCGTCTTCTTCGGCTTTCCATGGACCTTTCTTGATATCTTCCTTCTTCGTCGCTTCCATTTTCTTCATCTGTAGTAATGGATAGATAGATACTTCTCTCAGTTACACAAAAATGTTAAAGGGAGTTTATTTCGCTTTTGTAGTAACGGTTAGAAGCAGTTATCCCCCATTACCCCCTCTATGCCTTCCACTTTCAGTACCTCCACTCTCCGAGTTTCTCTCTCGAATTATTAAAATGTTCTCATGTTATTTATCGGTTTACTAGCCCAAAACTAAGCCCAAATCTAGTGAGCCCGTGTAAAGCCCCATTATTTTCGATCTTCATGATTGCATGCACATCTCATGCAAACTTTACGTACTTGTCTTTTACGTACTTGTGTTTTACGTACTTTTAATGACTGAATTGTCAAAGGGGGCTTATTGGAATGAAAATTGGTgagatttcatttttttttcaaatctcaGCTTATTGGATATgtgatttataaaaattatcttaaatCCTTGCTTATTGattttatcatttatacaaATTCTATCAAATCACCTCTTATTGGAAAAAAAGGAtttcatcaaataaaatatctgAGAAGTTATTTGGAATTATCTGAAAATTATTTGTAGTTAAAATTTCATGGAGATAAATTTCATCTCTTGAGATGGTATTTGAAAAACTGATCAGAAaagcttttatttttcttcactGAACTTTCGACCAAAAACCAGGACGTTAACTAACTTTACTGAGCATGTCACGTTCTCAATTCTTTGCTTCTTCTATGGATTCTTTTTTAAGTTATCGATTTATTTATATACCTTGAATGAATTCTCTGTGCTAAGGCTAGACAACTTGACTTGTGGTTTGATCCCAGAAACAACAGAGTGAACAAAGAAGGAAGAAG is part of the Brassica rapa cultivar Chiifu-401-42 chromosome A09, CAAS_Brap_v3.01, whole genome shotgun sequence genome and harbors:
- the LOC103841891 gene encoding uncharacterized protein LOC103841891, whose translation is MFRQSIAFTPPVHGSDAPPPQQQQSQQQPTVVNVSESSRRQQIAAASSSPVKSHPLHNFPLSDLRWAMNHANTHRLRKPSGRSPLREATNHGKGTEEVNEASGSSSFELRPEKQKKKDVVSDSAADRSGPKSTAADGRSKIFIRIRTKNNEETAEAATTAVSAATVVADVHEADDSAEPVIDADVSIGERISDGGGGGQEGDEFGPKTWNLRPRKPPTKKRSIGGNCGGSGTVLTENKTQGTVRTEAIRSRNGVDAKIATTTERKEKKPRLSISLSKLEIDEDIYSLTGSKPSRRPKKRAKNVQKQLDVLFPGLWMGNVSSDAYKVSEHA
- the LOC103841895 gene encoding uncharacterized protein LOC103841895, with amino-acid sequence MDQFLAVFFCENNVPTTRVSLKTLMQSKSKVKTQKQKKKTKSRCIYINKTSHMLLANLTMDRYQHVYVMRHGHRLDNFDPDWAAKAARPWDPPLFKDGMVRAFQTGQRIGSQTGFPIHRIFVSPFLRCIQTASQVVAALSSLPNAMSSIDKTKLKVAIEDGLCEMMNSVAIWPEVSPIDGKFDFNISDLEAMFPEGMVDHNVDPIYKEIPQWGESKEKCRERYVKVVKTLADKYPTENLLLITHGEGLVTTFSNFYKDTTVLEVDYCAYVQLRREVSSKDGSVVETGEYEVSQSGIRFSHDPVTIQTPI
- the LOC103841896 gene encoding transcription factor DUO1, whose amino-acid sequence is MKKMEATKKEDIKKGPWKAEEDEVLINHVKRYGPRDWSSIRSKGLLQRTGKSCRLRWVNKLRPNLKNGCKFSADEEKTVIDLQSQFGNKWARIATYLPGRTDNDVKNFWSSRLKRLARILHNSSDASSSSCFDPKPNKGKNVKPIQSQSFGLVEEETRASSATTSKILPYSSPLSDQVDDEALIRSPELGIKLENHQPFTFGTDLDDPFFYDILGPADSSEPLFGLPQPFFEPSPAPRRFRHVSKDDEESDVFLHDFPADMFDQVDDQTRSP